One genomic region from Hemiscyllium ocellatum isolate sHemOce1 chromosome 13, sHemOce1.pat.X.cur, whole genome shotgun sequence encodes:
- the bcl6aa gene encoding BCL6A transcription repressor a isoform X2, producing the protein MMASAADSCIQFTRHAGDVLFNLNRLRSRDILTDVTILVDHQRFRAHKTVLMACSGLFYAIFTDQLKFNLNLISLDPDVDAEGFGILLDFMYTSRLPLRDSSIMVVMNTAIYLQMDHVADTCRRYLQSSEDICSTISPPRQEFLPSNATLPPETLSFRKSEVTENLLRDASIPDGRALGSSIYNVMTPSPHPYSLYSHIPVHSYSANPYLINEFRDCHIPLSEVPKLRRYQGNCVQHNSDTGFTKYNSRSVADVASNVCHATVFSPREICRESDAKMDLHYNQTPSSKMALQSSANNVANYPSSLNVNRRVEESNIPKEDRRGLLESSNLPVNHKGPLIGPRSPLKSDCHPNSPTESSSSRNAFRSQCSESPTAKSPIDPKACNWKKYKFIILNSLNQSAKTENGSQLEPENSSPPTFSASPAPFRQSSDVETLGSQTPAKMDVAGDELHVTQASKLNSIVNRSSDESSLDNQQPSPLDTFPRKCSSCESPTNQHPELCRHTPVSHLAEELTETQSELSDSSSENGSFFCSECDCKFSDDATLKRHMVQSHSDKPYKCDRCQAAFRYKGNLASHKTVHTGEKPYRCNICGAQFNRPANLKTHTRIHSGEKPYKCETCGARFVQN; encoded by the exons ATGATGGCCTCTGCAGCAGATAGCTGCATCCAATTCACCAGACATGCGGGTGACGTGCTGTTTAACCTGAACAGGCTGCGGTCCCGAGACATTCTGACTGATGTCACTATCTTGGTGGATCACCAGCGTTTCCGAGCCCACAAGACAGTGCTCATGGCGTGCAG TGGTCTTTTTTATGCCATCTTCACTGATCAGCTGAAGTTCAACTTGAATTTGATAAGTTTGGACCCAGATGTtgatgcagagggatttggaattCTTCTAGATTTTATGTATACATCCCGCCTGCCTCTGAGAGACAGCAGTATCATGGTAGTGATGAATACAGCTATTTACCTGCAAATGGACCATGTGGCCGACACATGCCGTAGATACCTACAGTCCAG TGAAGATATTTGTTCTACAATCAGTCCACCTCGACAGGAGTTTCTTCCCAGCAATGCAACGTTACCTCCAGAAACATTAAGCTTTCGAAAATCTGAAGTGACTGAAAACCTGCTTCGAGATGCATCAATCCCTGATGGGCGGGCTTTGGGCTCCAGTATCTACAATGTAATGACTCCCTCTCCACATCCATACTCTTTGTACAGCCATATCCCTGTTCACAGTTACTCTGCAAATCCTTACTTGATTAATGAGTTCAGAGATTGTCACATCCCTTTATCTGAAGTCCCCAAGCTCAGGAGATACCAGGGTAACTGTGTGCAGCATAATAGTGACACGGGTTTCACCAAGTACAACAGCAGGTCTGTCGCTGACGTTGCATCCAATGTTTGCCATGCAACTGTTTTCTCTCCCAGAGAGATCTGTAGGGAAAGTGATGCTAAAATGGATTTGCACTATAATCAAACTCCTAGCTCCAAAATGGCCTTGCAATCCTCTGCCAATAATGTGGCGAATTACCCTTCATCACTGAATGTTAACAGGAGGGTTGAagaaagcaatattccaaaagaagaTAGGAGAGGACTCTTGGAATCCAGTAATCTGCCCGTTAATCATAAAGGCCCCTTGATTGGGCCTCGGAGCCCTCTGAAATCTGACTGCCATCCCAACTCCCCAACAGAATCGAGCAGCAGCAGGAATGCATTCAGGAGTCAGTGTTCTGAATCTCCCACCGCCAAGAGCCCCATCGACCCCAAAGCCTGTAACTGGAAAAAGTACAAATTCATTATCCTGAACTCATTGAACCAGAGCGCCAAAACTGAAAATGGCAGCCAGCTGGAACCCGAGAACAGCTCTCCTCCAACCTTCTCCGCCTCGCCTGCTCCTTTCCGTCAGTCTTCTGATGTTGAAACCCTGGGGAGCCAAACGCCAGCCAAGATGGATGTTGCTGGAGATGAGCTGCATGTCACTCAGGCCAGCAAACTCAACAGCATCGTCAACAG GTCATCAGATGAGTCTTCACTGGATAACCAGCAGCCATCTCCTTTGGACACCTTTCCACGTAAATGTAGCTCATGTGAGTCACCAACTAACCAACACCCTGAGCTGTGCCGCCACACACCTGTGTCTCACCTGGCAGAAGAACTAACTGAGACGCAGTCTGAACTCTCGGACTCCAGCTCAG AGAATGGATCGTTCTTCTGCAGTGAGTGTGACTGTAAATTCTCTGATGATGCTACACTCAAGAGACACATGGTCCAATCACACAGTGACAAGCCCTACAAATGTGACCGGTGTCAAGCTGCATTCCGTTACAAAGGGAATCTGGCGAGCCACAAAACTGTGCACACAG gggagaagccatatcGCTGCAATATCTGTGGAGCTCAGTTTAATCGTCCAGCAAACCTGAAGACTCACACGCGCATTCATTCTGGGGAGAAACCGTACAAGTGCGAGACCTGTGGAGCACGGTTTGTCCAG